Proteins encoded together in one Thalassotalea crassostreae window:
- a CDS encoding YeaC family protein, producing the protein MNVIELVDNMSEEMYLRLKHAAETGKWPEGTPVEQAQRDSAMQLSMAYQARKLDSDQMLTIGSDGEIVHKSKAELKQQFKKSSVARQDSTDASKTSDNIARFTDL; encoded by the coding sequence ATGAATGTAATTGAATTAGTCGATAATATGAGTGAAGAAATGTACCTTCGCTTGAAACATGCAGCTGAGACCGGCAAGTGGCCAGAAGGTACACCAGTAGAACAAGCTCAACGTGATTCTGCGATGCAATTGTCGATGGCGTATCAAGCGAGAAAACTAGATAGTGACCAAATGCTGACGATAGGTAGTGATGGCGAGATTGTTCATAAATCTAAAGCTGAATTAAAACAACAATTTAAGAAGTCTAGTGTAGCACGCCAAGACAGTACAGATGCTAGTAAAACTAGCGACAATATCGCAAGGTTTACTGATTTATGA
- the gap gene encoding type I glyceraldehyde-3-phosphate dehydrogenase, which yields MNNIAINGFGRIGRLVLRAAMKRTDINVVAINDLIDIDYMAYLLKYDSTHGRFDGTVEVQGDNLVVNGKNIRVTNERDPAKLNWSGVNAEIVVESTGLFLTEETANKHIEAGARKVIMSAPSKDATPMFVAGVNFDEYKGENIVSNASCTTNCLAPLVKVINDNYGIESGLMTTVHATTSTQKTVDSPSGKDWRGGRGAGQNIIPSSTGAAKAVGRVLPALNGKLTGMAFRVPTANVSVVDVTLNLVQSASYEQICETIKAASENELKGILGYTEDAVVSNDFIGESCTSVFDAKAGIAMTDKFVKLVSWYDNEMGYSNKVLDLAEHIFAYEEATSAKKFKKAS from the coding sequence ATGAATAACATAGCAATTAACGGCTTTGGTCGCATCGGACGACTAGTACTAAGAGCAGCAATGAAAAGAACAGATATCAATGTTGTTGCTATTAACGATTTAATCGACATCGATTATATGGCCTACCTTTTAAAATACGATTCTACCCACGGTCGTTTCGACGGCACAGTTGAAGTGCAAGGCGACAACTTAGTAGTAAATGGAAAGAACATTCGCGTTACTAATGAACGTGACCCAGCTAAATTAAACTGGTCTGGCGTAAACGCAGAAATCGTTGTTGAATCTACTGGCTTATTCCTTACTGAAGAAACTGCAAACAAACATATCGAAGCTGGTGCACGTAAAGTAATTATGTCAGCTCCTTCTAAAGATGCTACACCAATGTTTGTTGCTGGTGTTAACTTCGACGAGTACAAAGGTGAAAACATTGTTTCAAATGCATCTTGTACAACAAACTGTTTAGCACCGTTAGTTAAAGTAATTAACGATAATTACGGTATTGAATCAGGTTTAATGACTACGGTTCACGCAACAACGTCTACACAGAAGACTGTTGATAGCCCTTCTGGTAAAGATTGGCGCGGTGGTCGTGGTGCTGGTCAGAATATCATTCCTTCATCTACAGGTGCTGCTAAAGCAGTTGGCCGTGTATTACCAGCATTAAATGGTAAATTAACAGGTATGGCATTCCGTGTTCCTACTGCAAACGTTTCAGTGGTTGATGTAACACTTAACTTAGTTCAAAGCGCAAGCTATGAACAAATCTGTGAGACGATTAAAGCAGCATCAGAAAATGAACTTAAAGGTATTTTAGGTTACACGGAAGATGCAGTAGTTTCGAACGACTTTATTGGTGAGTCTTGCACAAGTGTATTTGACGCAAAAGCTGGTATCGCAATGACTGACAAATTCGTTAAATTAGTATCTTGGTACGATAACGAAATGGGTTATTCAAACAAAGTATTAGATTTAGCAGAACATATCTTTGCATACGAGGAAGCAACCTCTGCAAAAAAGTTTAAAAAGGCTAGCTAG
- the gndA gene encoding NADP-dependent phosphogluconate dehydrogenase — MSKNMNDCDVGFIGLGVMGKNLVLNLADNGYRIAAFDLDDEKVNAAIAQDAAETNNAEPRIVGCSSYTELLAKLKAPHLIVLSVPAGEVVDNVCQNLIGAGIQADDIVIDTGNSLWTDTVEREKTYKDNFIFFSSAVSGGEVGARFGPALMPSGSPYAWTRVKPIWSAIAAKVDNETGKPLERTEPGQIIEQGEPCADYIGPAGAGHYVKMVHNGIEYADMQMICESYHVLREGLGLDCDEIADIFEQWNKGVLDSYLMEISVEVLRYKDVETKQHLVDIVLDKAGQKGTGLWTAVSSLEVGCPAPTISQAVYARSISSFKSLRKVTSSVLSNPEAEQMSEEEKQQAIEQLHDALYCSKICAYAQGFQLMKLASAEHNWQLNFASIAKIWRAGCIIRAIFLQSITDAFEREADLDSLLVDDFFAEQLSKYQQNWRQAIAKATLMGIPIGALSASLSYYDSMRCEVLPANLLQGQRDYFGAHTFSRIDKPECEKYHVEWSSENPKIIRV, encoded by the coding sequence ATGTCTAAAAATATGAATGATTGCGATGTTGGCTTTATTGGTCTTGGTGTAATGGGCAAGAACTTAGTTCTCAATTTGGCTGATAATGGCTATCGTATAGCAGCTTTTGATCTTGACGATGAAAAAGTAAATGCAGCAATAGCGCAAGACGCTGCAGAAACCAATAATGCAGAACCTCGAATTGTTGGTTGTTCTTCTTACACTGAATTATTAGCAAAACTAAAAGCGCCTCATTTAATCGTTCTTTCAGTACCAGCAGGCGAAGTGGTTGACAATGTGTGTCAAAACTTAATCGGTGCTGGTATTCAAGCAGATGATATAGTTATTGATACAGGTAATAGTTTATGGACTGATACTGTAGAAAGAGAGAAAACCTACAAAGATAACTTTATCTTCTTTTCTTCAGCAGTATCAGGCGGCGAAGTAGGTGCTAGATTTGGTCCTGCTTTGATGCCAAGTGGCTCTCCTTACGCTTGGACAAGAGTTAAGCCAATCTGGAGTGCAATTGCTGCAAAGGTTGATAACGAAACTGGAAAGCCATTAGAGCGCACAGAACCTGGACAAATAATTGAGCAAGGAGAACCTTGTGCCGATTATATTGGCCCAGCAGGTGCCGGTCACTATGTGAAAATGGTTCATAACGGCATTGAATATGCCGATATGCAAATGATCTGTGAGTCGTATCATGTACTTCGTGAAGGCTTAGGTTTGGATTGCGATGAAATAGCAGATATCTTTGAACAGTGGAATAAAGGTGTGCTCGATAGCTACCTAATGGAAATCTCTGTTGAAGTATTGCGTTATAAAGACGTTGAAACTAAACAACACCTAGTTGATATAGTGTTAGATAAAGCTGGACAAAAGGGCACAGGACTGTGGACTGCGGTAAGTTCGTTGGAAGTTGGCTGTCCGGCACCAACAATTTCTCAAGCAGTTTACGCTCGTTCAATTTCATCGTTTAAGTCATTACGTAAAGTAACGTCGTCTGTGTTGTCTAACCCTGAAGCTGAACAAATGAGTGAAGAAGAAAAACAACAAGCTATCGAACAGCTTCATGATGCACTTTATTGTTCTAAGATTTGTGCTTATGCGCAAGGCTTCCAACTAATGAAACTCGCCTCAGCAGAACATAACTGGCAACTAAATTTTGCATCAATTGCGAAAATATGGCGCGCAGGTTGTATTATTCGTGCAATATTTTTGCAATCAATTACTGATGCATTCGAACGTGAAGCAGACTTAGACAGTTTATTAGTCGATGATTTCTTTGCTGAACAACTGAGTAAATACCAACAAAACTGGCGCCAAGCAATTGCGAAGGCGACATTAATGGGGATCCCTATTGGCGCACTATCTGCTTCTTTAAGCTATTATGATTCTATGCGCTGTGAAGTTCTTCCTGCGAACCTACTACAAGGACAGCGTGATTACTTTGGTGCACATACGTTTTCTCGTATTGATAAACCAGAGTGCGAAAAGTACCATGTAGAGTGGTCATCTGAAAATCCTAAAATAATTAGGGTTTAA
- a CDS encoding TlpA family protein disulfide reductase has product MKSVVLQVLIVILVFNIVSMFRESSMLSSWTQESAPNFVLNNLEQKPISLLASDKKKIFYFFAPWCSICRVSITNLESLYQRNNNVEIVAIALDFVDQQEVEKFAEDLSLSFPIVLGNESVKSAYQVSAYPSYYVIDKDNTIEHRSMGYSTELGLLIRSL; this is encoded by the coding sequence TTGAAGAGCGTAGTTTTACAGGTATTAATCGTAATATTAGTTTTTAATATAGTGTCAATGTTTAGAGAGTCATCAATGTTGTCTAGTTGGACACAAGAATCTGCACCAAATTTCGTCCTTAATAACCTAGAGCAAAAACCAATCAGTCTACTAGCGTCTGATAAGAAGAAAATTTTTTACTTTTTCGCGCCATGGTGCAGTATTTGTCGAGTAAGTATCACTAACTTAGAATCTTTATACCAACGAAATAATAATGTTGAGATTGTCGCAATAGCGTTAGATTTTGTAGACCAACAAGAAGTTGAAAAGTTTGCCGAAGATTTGTCGTTATCATTTCCGATAGTGTTGGGTAATGAATCGGTTAAATCTGCTTATCAAGTGTCGGCATACCCAAGTTATTATGTGATTGATAAAGATAATACCATTGAACACCGTTCAATGGGCTATTCAACTGAGCTAGGTTTACTCATTCGATCGCTATAA
- a CDS encoding M14 family metallopeptidase, which translates to MQITSNFDSGNIRVIKAESANDIQLEIKHDNDSEFYQWFHFKLHNTEHHEHVMTITNAGQSAYVEGWTDYQAVASYDRETWFRVPTSFDGQNLTITVTPECDSMYFAYFTPYSYERHQDLIHHAQLDLDCQLQVLGQTLDGRDMSLLRIGQPGEGKPNVWITARQHPGETMAEWYVEGFLDRLLDEDDGVARALLNKAVFYVVPNMNPDGSVRGHLRTNAIGVNLNREWQEPSMEKSPEVFLVRQKMEQVGVDMHLDIHGDEALPVNFVAGCEGIPSYDAKHKELEEKFKSILLSITPEFQDIRGYDKDEPGKANLTVGSNWVGEAFKCLAYTVEMPFKDNDLLPDPQVGWSGERSAIFGRDTLSAIYHLVDDLR; encoded by the coding sequence ATGCAAATTACTTCAAATTTTGACAGTGGTAACATTCGCGTTATTAAAGCCGAATCAGCTAATGACATTCAATTAGAAATTAAACACGATAACGATTCAGAGTTTTACCAATGGTTTCACTTTAAATTACACAATACTGAGCATCACGAACATGTGATGACAATTACTAATGCAGGTCAATCTGCGTATGTTGAAGGCTGGACTGATTACCAAGCAGTGGCGTCGTATGACAGAGAAACATGGTTTCGAGTGCCAACCTCATTTGATGGTCAAAACCTTACTATTACAGTAACGCCAGAATGTGACTCTATGTATTTCGCCTACTTTACGCCATACAGTTATGAACGCCACCAAGACTTAATTCATCACGCTCAACTTGATCTTGATTGTCAATTACAAGTATTAGGTCAGACATTAGATGGCCGTGATATGAGCTTGTTACGTATCGGTCAACCTGGAGAGGGTAAGCCGAATGTATGGATTACTGCACGTCAACATCCCGGTGAAACAATGGCAGAATGGTATGTGGAAGGTTTCCTTGACCGTTTGTTAGATGAAGATGATGGTGTTGCTCGAGCATTGTTAAACAAAGCCGTATTTTATGTTGTACCTAACATGAATCCAGATGGTAGCGTTCGTGGTCATTTAAGAACTAATGCGATTGGTGTTAACCTAAACCGAGAATGGCAAGAGCCATCAATGGAAAAAAGCCCTGAGGTGTTTTTAGTACGTCAGAAAATGGAACAAGTAGGTGTTGATATGCACTTAGATATTCATGGTGACGAAGCACTACCAGTTAACTTTGTTGCAGGCTGTGAAGGTATTCCATCCTATGATGCAAAACACAAAGAGCTTGAAGAGAAATTTAAATCAATTTTACTTTCGATTACTCCAGAGTTTCAGGATATTCGCGGTTATGACAAAGACGAACCTGGTAAAGCAAACTTAACTGTTGGTTCAAATTGGGTAGGCGAAGCATTTAAATGTTTAGCTTATACAGTTGAAATGCCGTTTAAAGATAATGATTTATTGCCAGATCCTCAAGTAGGCTGGTCAGGTGAACGTAGTGCGATCTTTGGGCGCGATACTTTATCAGCTATCTATCATTTAGTTGACGATTTACGTTAG
- a CDS encoding glyceraldehyde-3-phosphate dehydrogenase gives MTSRNEELYQKSWQERQDFAERMQPIIGQLYRNFGVEVAVYGRPLVNASAIDIIKAHKSVGIHEESKLRLRESFPFLEALSKMDLHAANIDIGKLAYRYLFLGEANDLSVEQFLEKELAPLKQQDVAEPQDVVLYGFGRIGRILARLLIERTGPMANLRLRAIVIRPGKDGDLEKRASLLRRDSIHGAFNGSITVDEEENAIKANGAFIKVIYAKSPSDIDYTEYGINNALVVDNTGIWSDEDGLGQHLKSKGVAKVLLTAPAKGDIKNVVYGVNHNDILAEDKIISAASCTTNAITPVLKAINDKYGIKNGHVETVHSYTNDQNLIDNYHKSPRRGRSGPLNMVITSTGAAKAVSKALPELKGLLTGNAIRVPTPNVSMAIMNLNLKTTTDRDALNDYLRGVSLESNLREQVDYTASTEIVSTDLVGSRFAGVVDSQATIVDEDRAVLYVWYDNEFGYSCQVVKVMHKMAGVDVLSLPKA, from the coding sequence ATGACTTCTCGAAATGAGGAACTATATCAAAAAAGCTGGCAAGAACGTCAAGATTTTGCTGAAAGAATGCAACCAATCATTGGTCAACTATACCGTAATTTCGGTGTGGAAGTAGCAGTGTACGGTCGTCCTTTAGTAAATGCTTCTGCTATCGATATTATTAAAGCGCACAAATCAGTTGGTATTCATGAAGAATCTAAACTGCGTTTACGTGAGAGTTTCCCATTCCTAGAAGCATTAAGCAAAATGGACTTACATGCGGCTAATATTGATATTGGTAAATTAGCTTACCGTTACTTATTTTTGGGTGAAGCAAACGATTTAAGTGTTGAGCAATTTTTAGAAAAAGAATTAGCACCACTTAAACAACAAGACGTTGCTGAACCACAAGATGTCGTATTATACGGTTTCGGTCGTATCGGTCGTATATTGGCGCGTCTATTAATTGAACGTACGGGCCCTATGGCTAACTTACGTTTACGCGCAATCGTTATTCGTCCTGGTAAAGATGGTGATTTAGAAAAACGTGCTTCATTATTACGTCGTGACTCAATTCATGGCGCATTCAACGGTAGCATTACTGTTGATGAAGAAGAAAATGCAATTAAAGCAAACGGCGCATTCATCAAAGTCATCTATGCAAAATCTCCAAGTGATATTGATTACACTGAATACGGAATTAACAATGCATTAGTTGTTGATAACACAGGTATCTGGTCAGATGAAGATGGTTTAGGTCAGCATCTAAAATCAAAAGGTGTTGCTAAGGTATTGCTTACAGCACCAGCTAAAGGCGATATCAAAAACGTTGTTTACGGTGTAAACCATAATGATATCTTAGCGGAAGATAAAATTATCTCTGCAGCAAGTTGTACAACGAACGCTATTACACCAGTATTGAAGGCGATCAACGACAAGTACGGTATCAAGAATGGTCACGTTGAAACTGTTCACTCATACACCAATGACCAAAACTTGATTGATAACTACCACAAATCACCACGTCGTGGTCGAAGTGGTCCACTTAACATGGTAATTACATCAACAGGTGCTGCTAAAGCGGTTTCTAAAGCATTACCAGAGTTAAAAGGTTTACTAACTGGTAACGCAATTCGAGTTCCTACGCCAAACGTTTCAATGGCGATCATGAACTTAAACTTAAAGACTACGACTGATCGTGATGCATTAAACGATTACCTACGTGGCGTATCATTAGAATCAAACTTACGTGAGCAAGTTGATTACACAGCGTCTACAGAAATCGTATCTACCGACTTAGTTGGTTCACGTTTTGCTGGTGTTGTTGATTCACAAGCAACGATCGTTGATGAAGACCGAGCTGTACTATATGTATGGTACGATAATGAGTTTGGTTACAGCTGTCAGGTAGTAAAAGTTATGCATAAGATGGCTGGTGTTGACGTATTAAGCTTACCAAAAGCATAA
- a CDS encoding alanine/glycine:cation symporter family protein, whose translation MQEIVNFLNGIIWSPALIYGCLAAGLFFSIKTRFVQIRFFREMYQLLLSGKSSEKGISSFQALAVSLSGRVGTGNIAGVAAAIGFGGPGAVFWMWVVAFLGASTAYVESTLAQIYKEDDDGQYRGGPAYYIEKAMGQKWYAWIFAIATILACGLLLPMVQSNGIGEAIETAFGSGGTMDTALGVISYAKIYTATGIVLLLGFIIFGGVKRIANFTQVVVPFMALAYILISLVIIGLHIDQLPGVFMLIVGDAFTPMAGVGAAIGWGVKRGVYSNEAGQGTGPHAAAAAEVDHPAQQGLVQAFSVYIDTLFVCSATAFMILITGAYNVHPEGQVFLVQNLSADVVINGPAFTQMAVDSVFTGVGKPFIALALFFFAFTTILAYYFIAENNVAYIKRTIKVPGLIFALKVMIMSATFYGTVKAADIAWGMGDIGVGLMAWLNIVGILIIYFMAKPAMKALKDYEQQRKAGVEKYSFDPEKLGIKNADFWKK comes from the coding sequence TTGCAAGAAATTGTTAATTTTCTAAATGGAATCATTTGGAGCCCAGCCCTAATTTATGGTTGTTTGGCTGCTGGCTTATTTTTCTCTATTAAAACACGTTTTGTACAAATTCGATTTTTTAGAGAAATGTATCAATTACTTTTGTCAGGGAAAAGCTCTGAAAAAGGTATTTCATCTTTTCAGGCACTTGCTGTTTCACTGTCTGGCCGAGTAGGTACAGGTAATATAGCAGGTGTTGCCGCAGCAATAGGTTTTGGTGGTCCAGGCGCCGTATTTTGGATGTGGGTTGTAGCCTTTTTAGGTGCATCGACAGCTTATGTAGAATCTACATTAGCGCAAATATACAAAGAAGATGATGATGGACAATACCGCGGTGGTCCAGCTTACTATATTGAAAAAGCTATGGGGCAAAAGTGGTACGCATGGATATTTGCAATCGCAACGATTTTAGCCTGTGGTTTACTGTTACCTATGGTCCAATCAAACGGTATCGGTGAAGCCATTGAAACTGCGTTTGGCAGTGGCGGTACAATGGACACTGCGTTAGGCGTGATAAGCTATGCTAAAATTTATACTGCGACAGGTATTGTACTTTTATTAGGCTTTATTATTTTTGGTGGTGTTAAGCGTATCGCTAACTTCACTCAAGTTGTTGTACCATTTATGGCGCTAGCTTATATCTTGATTTCATTGGTGATCATCGGTTTACACATTGACCAGTTACCAGGTGTTTTCATGTTAATCGTTGGTGATGCATTTACGCCAATGGCCGGAGTTGGTGCTGCGATAGGTTGGGGTGTTAAGCGTGGAGTTTACTCTAATGAAGCAGGTCAAGGTACAGGTCCTCACGCTGCCGCAGCTGCAGAAGTTGATCATCCTGCACAACAAGGTTTAGTACAGGCATTCTCTGTTTACATTGATACTTTATTCGTATGTTCAGCTACTGCGTTTATGATTTTGATCACTGGTGCATACAATGTACACCCAGAGGGTCAAGTATTCTTAGTTCAAAACCTTTCTGCGGATGTTGTTATCAACGGTCCTGCATTTACTCAAATGGCAGTTGATAGTGTATTTACAGGTGTTGGTAAACCATTTATCGCTTTAGCATTATTCTTCTTCGCTTTTACAACGATATTGGCTTATTACTTTATAGCTGAAAACAATGTCGCTTATATAAAACGTACGATTAAAGTACCAGGATTAATCTTTGCTCTTAAAGTAATGATTATGTCAGCGACTTTTTACGGAACGGTAAAAGCGGCGGATATTGCTTGGGGCATGGGGGATATCGGCGTTGGTTTAATGGCATGGTTAAATATCGTTGGTATATTGATCATATATTTCATGGCTAAACCTGCCATGAAAGCTTTGAAAGATTATGAGCAACAACGAAAAGCTGGCGTTGAAAAGTATAGCTTTGATCCCGAAAAGCTTGGTATTAAAAACGCTGATTTTTGGAAAAAATAG
- the msrB gene encoding peptide-methionine (R)-S-oxide reductase MsrB — protein sequence MSENDKYYKDKLSDDAYRVCRLGATEHPFSGKYCDHFEQGVYHCACCDKPLFRSEHKFQSGCGWPSFFQSIDKSINYLPDHSHHMVRTEIKCSDCDSHLGHVFDDGPEPTFKRYCVNSVSLDFSSLD from the coding sequence ATGAGCGAAAACGACAAGTATTATAAAGATAAACTGTCCGACGACGCTTATAGAGTTTGTCGTCTTGGTGCTACTGAACATCCGTTTAGCGGAAAATATTGTGATCATTTCGAACAAGGGGTTTATCATTGCGCGTGCTGTGATAAACCTTTGTTTCGAAGTGAACATAAGTTTCAATCCGGCTGTGGCTGGCCAAGCTTTTTTCAAAGCATCGATAAATCAATCAACTATCTACCCGATCATTCCCACCATATGGTCCGCACTGAGATAAAATGCAGTGATTGCGACTCTCATCTAGGTCATGTATTTGACGATGGTCCAGAGCCAACATTCAAGCGATATTGTGTAAATTCAGTCAGTCTAGACTTTAGTAGTCTTGATTAA
- a CDS encoding DUF349 domain-containing protein produces the protein MILDKFFKAKWQSKDANVRVLAINEFSLTAENNEIIKQLIANDPSELVRRTGLIKLNQFDVFIDAAHNNSNNQIKQFARERSEQCILNNEANLQQKKSYLESCNKSGFIEQWLMVEHDHQLIKSILNKVNKPSLLGQYLLKTSNFDLQDELLSRLTDLNLVEKLVKKASDDKLVSKLTTIAKRLKEQAEKPEKLTKEIQLLLSKFLALKEQHDYELVVARRNEIEQQWQTANKEIDCLSTDEQQLIFDKYENIKQQINKHFAPLEEAYRHQQAVAEQKQKQLQYQQQFTSKIESISHQISDAVFKNTDLDQSVVRDELMQLEKDIGRSTLDEAAKKTILEQTKQLIKKLNQLPEVAESVSQATSLISKLSTLALPQNLEELNQRAPVFYEWKAQWKKINELANEILPVSITAARDELIKNWQQALKPLSKEQHELFDHVCRKIAELKRLINGGKYKSAFGLHKKLTFTILDLSASQQQKIEKEFSVVSDKIKELHELESFVVTPRKQQVIEDVQMLVEKPITNIAEQSNKVKEFRRIWNSLGHADEALEHELNAKFNELCELAFAPCREYYAKQGEVRKQHLADKKLLLQQIEALLNDTKLENDESINWRQIDTKLHKLITAWRKVGEVDRDEYESLQEQYKALINPIKQGIHQYQNTNAELKQNIIDKAKGLVNSDDTFSATNELKNLQSKWKTIGFAGPHKDNSLWQSFRKVNDQVFNKRDDVVKQQQQEEQQQIRQLNEQFSIIEAQLNTANTKQELTKTLADFKQLLVTVKTEKVQDKGLLNKITSSIKHSENKLDALKVEKSRLQIQSLFNLFSAIKHDTPFEELTNIEEFSNVSKQWQKVLSNSCKTADDKQREIITLELEILSNTESPKKDQEQRMQVQVQLLTQKLNQGSKQSLEDKLAQWFECGAIGNQLELLERVKGIFIR, from the coding sequence ATGATTCTAGATAAATTCTTTAAAGCAAAATGGCAGAGTAAAGACGCTAATGTGCGAGTTCTGGCCATAAATGAATTCAGCTTAACCGCAGAAAATAATGAAATAATCAAACAGTTAATTGCTAATGATCCGAGTGAACTAGTACGTCGAACAGGACTCATTAAACTAAACCAGTTTGATGTTTTTATAGATGCAGCTCACAACAATAGTAACAATCAGATAAAGCAGTTTGCTCGTGAGCGAAGCGAACAATGTATCTTAAACAATGAAGCTAATCTTCAGCAAAAGAAATCCTACCTAGAGTCATGTAATAAATCAGGATTTATCGAACAATGGTTGATGGTTGAGCATGATCATCAACTAATAAAAAGCATACTGAACAAAGTAAATAAGCCAAGCTTATTAGGTCAGTATCTATTAAAAACTAGCAATTTTGATTTACAAGACGAACTTTTATCTCGGTTAACAGATTTAAACTTGGTTGAAAAATTAGTTAAGAAAGCAAGTGATGATAAATTAGTTTCAAAATTAACTACCATCGCGAAACGGTTGAAAGAGCAAGCAGAAAAACCAGAAAAATTAACAAAAGAAATACAGTTGTTGTTATCTAAATTCTTGGCTTTAAAAGAGCAGCATGACTATGAACTCGTCGTTGCTAGACGTAATGAAATTGAACAACAATGGCAAACAGCAAATAAAGAAATCGACTGTTTAAGTACTGACGAACAGCAACTGATTTTTGATAAATATGAAAATATTAAGCAACAAATAAATAAACATTTTGCCCCGCTTGAAGAGGCTTATAGACACCAACAAGCCGTTGCTGAGCAGAAACAAAAACAATTACAGTATCAACAACAATTTACGAGTAAAATTGAATCAATTTCTCATCAGATAAGCGATGCAGTATTTAAAAATACAGATTTAGATCAAAGTGTTGTACGTGATGAGTTAATGCAATTAGAAAAAGATATTGGCCGATCTACATTAGATGAAGCGGCCAAAAAAACGATATTAGAACAGACCAAACAACTTATTAAAAAGCTGAATCAGTTACCTGAAGTTGCTGAATCAGTGAGTCAAGCAACGTCACTGATCTCTAAGTTATCAACGCTTGCATTACCTCAAAACTTGGAAGAGTTAAATCAACGAGCGCCAGTATTTTATGAATGGAAAGCTCAATGGAAAAAGATCAATGAACTGGCAAACGAAATTTTACCGGTTTCAATTACGGCTGCCCGCGATGAATTAATTAAAAATTGGCAACAAGCATTAAAGCCTCTATCGAAAGAACAACATGAATTATTTGACCATGTATGCCGGAAAATAGCGGAATTAAAGCGTTTGATTAACGGTGGAAAATATAAATCTGCGTTTGGTTTACACAAGAAACTCACATTTACGATACTTGACCTTTCTGCATCACAACAACAGAAAATTGAAAAAGAGTTTTCTGTTGTTAGTGACAAAATTAAGGAACTTCATGAACTAGAATCTTTTGTTGTCACGCCAAGAAAACAACAGGTAATAGAAGACGTTCAAATGTTGGTGGAGAAGCCAATAACCAATATAGCTGAGCAATCGAATAAAGTTAAAGAATTTCGTCGTATCTGGAATAGCTTAGGGCATGCCGATGAAGCATTAGAGCACGAGTTAAATGCTAAGTTTAATGAGCTTTGTGAACTGGCATTTGCACCATGTCGTGAGTATTATGCGAAGCAAGGTGAAGTCAGAAAGCAACATCTAGCAGATAAGAAACTATTATTGCAACAGATAGAGGCGCTGCTGAACGATACTAAATTAGAAAATGATGAATCAATCAATTGGCGTCAAATTGATACTAAATTGCATAAATTAATAACCGCTTGGCGAAAAGTTGGAGAAGTCGATAGGGATGAATATGAATCGTTACAAGAGCAATATAAGGCGCTAATAAACCCAATAAAACAGGGCATCCATCAGTATCAAAATACTAATGCGGAGCTTAAGCAAAATATTATCGATAAGGCAAAGGGGCTGGTAAATTCGGACGATACATTTAGTGCAACAAATGAACTAAAGAATTTACAAAGCAAGTGGAAGACAATAGGCTTCGCAGGTCCTCATAAAGATAATTCTTTATGGCAATCATTTCGTAAAGTAAATGATCAAGTATTTAATAAACGAGATGATGTTGTAAAACAACAGCAGCAAGAAGAACAACAACAAATACGCCAGTTAAACGAGCAATTTTCTATAATAGAAGCTCAGCTTAACACCGCGAATACGAAACAAGAGTTAACTAAAACACTAGCAGATTTTAAACAATTACTTGTGACTGTCAAAACTGAAAAAGTCCAGGATAAGGGGTTGCTTAATAAAATCACGAGTTCGATAAAGCATTCAGAAAACAAATTAGATGCTCTGAAAGTGGAAAAGTCTCGTTTACAAATACAGTCTTTGTTTAATCTATTTAGTGCAATAAAACATGACACGCCATTTGAAGAATTAACTAACATTGAAGAGTTTTCCAATGTATCTAAACAGTGGCAAAAAGTTCTGAGCAATAGTTGTAAGACGGCAGATGATAAGCAGCGAGAAATAATTACCTTGGAGCTGGAAATTTTATCGAACACTGAATCTCCAAAAAAGGATCAAGAGCAGCGAATGCAAGTGCAGGTTCAATTGCTAACGCAAAAGCTTAATCAAGGTAGTAAGCAAAGTCTAGAAGACAAATTAGCACAGTGGTTTGAGTGCGGCGCTATTGGAAATCAATTAGAGCTCTTAGAGCGAGTAAAGGGCATATTTATTCGCTAG